Part of the Synechococcus sp. HK01-R genome is shown below.
GGCGCTGACTCTGAGTCGCGCGCCAAACAGCCACCATACCCTGCGACGGGTCAGAGCTCCCCAAAACCCTTCTTCTTCTTGGCCGGGCGCTGCCGCTTCGGAGCACCACCACGACCACCGCGACCCGGACCGCCCATGCCGGGCATCCCGGGCATGCCACCCATACCCGGCATCCCGGGCATTCCAGGCATCCCACCACCCATACCCGGCATCCCGGGCATTCCAGGCATCCCACCACCACGGGTCATCTGCTGCATGAAGCCCCGCATCTTCTGGAAATCGGCCAGCACCTTGTCCACATCCGCCGGCTGATAGCCACAGCCGCCGGCAATGCGGCGACGACGGGAGGGCTGGGCGGCCAGGAGCTCAGGCTGCGTCCGTTCCGCAGGTGTCATCGAGCCGATCATCGCTTCGATCTTCTTGAGCTGCTGCTCGCCTTGTTTGAGCATGCCGTCGTCAAGCTTGTTCATGCCCGGGATCATCTTCATCAAGCCTCCGAGGGAGCCCATCCGCTTGATCAGGCGCATCTGCTGAAGGAAGTCGGAGAAGTCAAACGACGCCTCCTGCAACTTCTTCTGCATCTTCTCCACATCGGCGAGCTCCACCTCCTTCTGGGCTTTCTCCACCAGGGTCAGAACATCCCCCATGCCGAGGATGCGGCTCGCCATCCGCTCGGGATGGAAAGGCTGCAGGGCCTCGACCTTCTCGCCGGTGCCGATGAACTTGATCGGCTGACCGCTCACCTTGCGGATCGAGAGCGCTGCACCACCGCGGGAATCGCCATCGAGCTTGGTCAGCACCGCCCCGGTAATGCCCACCTGCTCATGGAATGCGCGGGTGAGCTCGGCCGCTTCCTGGCCGATCATCGAATCCACCACCAACAGCACCTCATCGGGCTGCACCGCAGAACGGATCCGCACCATCTCCTCCATCATCGAGGTGTCGATCTGGAGCCGGCCCGCCGTATCGACGAGCAGGGTGTCGTATCCCTCCTCCTTGGCCTTGGCCAAGCCAGCAGCGGCGATGGCCTCCGGCTTGGCTTCTGCTCCGAGGCTGAACACATCAACATCGATCTGAGCACCAAGGGTCTTGAGCTGCTCGATCGCCGCGGGGCGATACACGTCTGCCCCGACCATCAAGGCCCGCCGTCCCTGATCTTTGAGGTGCAGGGCGAGCTTTGCGGTCGCGGTGGTCTTACCGGCACCCTGCAGACCAGCCATCAGCACCACGGTGGGCGCCTGCTCAGCCTTGGCAAGGGGTGCATTGCCACCACCCATCACCTCCACCAGCTGATCGTGCACCACCTGAATGAACTTTTGATCGGGGCTGACCCCGCGCACCACCTCAGCCCCCACCGCCTTCTCACGGACTTCCGCGACGAAGTCCTTGACCACTGGGAGGCTGACGTCAGCCTCGAGCAAGGCCCGACGCACGTCTTTTAGAGCCCCATCAACGTTGGTCTCGGAAATCTTGTCCTGCCCCCTCAGCCCCTTGACCGCGTCTTCAAAGCGGGCTGACAGCTCGTCAAACATGGAGGGGCTTCCAACAGGGCTTAGTTCCTGATCGTAAAAAGCCGCCTCCTCAGCCCGGTCTTCAGCCGGGGATATAGGCGTGGAGACGCCAGGTGTCGCCGTCTCGGCCCAGGATGTAGGTAATCGGCAGGGTGGTCGCAGCCGTGCGTTCGATCACCTTGCCTGCAGCATCAACGCGCTGATCGGAATAAGCGACGCGGGCCCTGAGTTCGATCCGCTGCGGCGTGCGGCTGACCAGCTCGAGGGAGGTAATCGAAGCCTCCACCGTCTGCCTTTCGCCAGCGGCTGCATCGACACGGCGCTCCTGCTGCACCTGCGACACAAGCCCATCGCGGGCGACCGCATCGAGTTGAACATCCGCCACCGTCCCGCCGCCAAGAACAGTCGCCTTGCGATCGAGCCACGTCTGCAAAAGGGTCTGCAGCTGGGTTTCGCTAGGGGCATCGGCGTTCAGCGGCTGGAACGGTTGAGAGCCTTGGCTGCCCTGTTCAGGCCGCAGGGCCGCCTTCGGCTGCCCAGGGGCCTTGGGCGTTGCACGTTGCCCAGGGGTTGGCTCGGCTTTGTTCTGCTCTGTTGGCGACTGCCCTTCGGGCTTGAGACGGCTGGGCTCCGCCTCACGACGCAGGCCAATCAGGCTGAGCGCTGCCACGACGGCCACCACAACCGCGAATATCCCGGACGCGAGCAGCGCCGGACGGCTGGGACGGGGCAGTTGATCCAACCGCTCACGCCAGCTCAATCCAGCAGCAGACTCCTCAGACCCTGAATCCGCTCCTGAAGCCAGACCCATGGAGGCTGGCGAAGCTGGTTGTCCGGGCCAAGGGGCGGAATCGGCTAACGGGTCTCCAGCCGAAGGAATCTCCAGGGGCAGCGTGCCATCCGGATCGAGACCAAAGGCTGGGGTCGAGTCAAACCCAGCAGGGCGCTGCCTCCCCTCGATCCGCTCGAGACGCTCCACGAAGGCCTGCACATCCCGGTCGGCGAACCAGGCTTCGAGGTCAATGGCCTCGGCATCCACGTCCCGGTATCCCGGCAACACATCGCGCCCCAGCCAGGAGCGGCAGTAATCGCAGAGGGCCGCCAGATCGTCTCCGGGATGGCGCTGCAACCATTGCTGCAATTCAGCGTCGGTGCTGGCCTGGAAATGCCCCTGGGCATGCTCCACATCGCCGAGCAGCAGGTCAAGACAGCCCTGCAGCGGACGGGTGTCCAACCCTTCGAGGGCCAGGCCACGAAGCCGTTGGCGCGCCTGATCGAGTCGCTCGGGCTTGCGACGGGAGAACCCAGCAGCCGTCAGCGCCATGACCCCAAGGAATGCCGCATCAGCGGAGCCCTGGGCCTGCCAGCGCTCCAACAGATCCACCTGTTCCTGCACCGTCAGAAAGCGGCGGATTTGCTGGAAGAACAGCTCAAACTCCCCCTGGGGCATGCCCGACTCAGGGCTTGGTTCAGAACCTTGATCCAGAACGGCCTGAAGATCTCCTTCCAGTCCGCCACGCCTCTCCACAAAGCGCTCGAGCAGTTCAAGTCCTTCGCGCCTTGCCACCTGTTCAGCCAGGTCACGACTGAGCAAATCCAGGATCCGGTAAGGGGTGAGCTGATCTCGCTGCTGCTCAAGAATGCGACGCAGTTCAGGCAGCTTTCCAACACGCTGAAGAAGCTGAAGCCCCTCGCCCAGAAGCACGGCAGCCGACTCGTAGCGCCGCCGCTCCTGATCCTGCTCAGCAGCAGCGCGACAGGCCAGGCCGGCCAGCAGGGCCAGATCAGCCTCCCGGCCACTTCCCAAGGCCGGGGCCTGCGGCGGCTGCAGAGCCTGGCGGGCCAGCTGGAAGGTCTCGTGGGGAGCATTGGCCTCCAACAGCAGGATCAGACCTGCCACCTCACGGCTGGAGGGAAGGTCAAGACCAGCCGTATCTCCGGGATGATCACGACCCAGCTCCATCAGGGTCGCCTCATACTCCCGGCGACGGGAAGGATCGGTGAGCAAATCAGCCGAGAGCCGCAGGAGTTCCGCCCGCTGCTGCAGGGCCTCATGGGTGAACCCCTGATCAGGGGCGCGATCGATTCTTAGCTGCAGCGTGCGCAGGATGACATCAGCCTCGGCCGATGGGCTGACGCCTAGCAGGCGGAAATGATCGATCGGCAAGTCCAACTGCGATGCAGCCATTGGCAGCAGACTGTAGGCAGTGTCAGGGTTTTTGCCCATTCCCTGTGGGCTGACCCTTAAAGTTGACCATCACGAAAGGCCTGGGATGAGCCAAAACATCGCAATGGATAGCGCTCTCTCCGGCGCCAGCGCCTCCATGGCGGGCCCCCATGCCGAAAGGCTTTCATCGCTTGTGACGGCCCAGCGGGCCACGGTGGATCGGGAGACAGGACTTGCCCTTTACCGGGACATGACCCTGGGGCGACGGTTTGAGGACAAGTGCGCCGAGATGTACTACCGGGGCAAGATGTTTGGCTTCGTGCACCTCTACAACGGGCAGGAAGCGGTGAGCACCGGAGTCATCGGTGCCATGAAGCGCCAGCACGACTGGTTCTGCAGCACCTATCGCGATCACGTGCACGCCCTCAGCGCTGGAGTCCCGGCCAGGGAAGTCATGAGTGAGCTGTTCGGGAAAGAAACCGGCTGCAGCAAGGGCCGGGGGGGCTCCATGCACCTGTTTTCCAAGGAGCATCACCTGCTTGGTGGTTATGCCTTCATCGGTGAGGGGATTCCGGTTGCCCTGGGCTCCGCCTTCACGAGCCGCTACAAGCGCGACGCCCTTGGTGATGCCTCAAGCAATGCGGTGACAGCGGCCTTCTTCGGGGACGGCACCTGCAACAACGGCCAGTTCTTTGAATGCCTGAACATGGCCCAGCTTTGGAAGCTGCCCATCATCTTCGTGGTGGAAAACAACAAGTGGGCGATTGGCATGGCCCATGACCGCGCCACCAGTGACCCAGAGATCTGGCGCAAGGCCGGCGCTTTCGGCATGGCCGGTGAAGAGGTGGATGGCATGGATGTTCTGGCCGTGCGCGCTGCCACCCAAAGGGCTCTGGAGCGCGCCCGTGCTGGTGAAGGCCCCACCGTGCTCGAGTGCCTCACCTACCGCTTCCGTGGCCATTCCCTCGCCGACCCCGACGAGCTGAGGGCAGAGGAAGAGAAGCAATTCTGGGCCCAACGCGACCCGCTCAAGGCTCTGGAGCGAGATCTGGTGGGTGCAGGCTTAGCCAGCAGCGAGGATCTACGCGCGATCGAAAAAGAAATCGACGCTGAAGTGCAGGATTGCGTTGACTTCGCCCTCGCAGCTCCAGAACCCGATGGTTCGGAACTGACCCGTTACATCTGGGCCGAAGACTGATCAGAACGTGACCAGCAACTGATTCAGATGCTCGGCATCCTGCGGGTGAGATTGCGCAGCTTACGTAGGGCCTTGAGCTCCACCTGACGCACCCGCTCCCGAGACACCTCCATCAGACGGCCGATCTCGGCAAGGGTGTGGCGCTCATTGCCATTCAAGCCGAAACGCAAAGCGAGCACGTGCTGCTCCTGCTCACTGAGGTGGGTGAGCCAACGGCCGAGCTGTTCGTGATGAATCGATTGCTCCACCTTGTCGAGCGGCTCATCGGAATTGCTGTCAGCAATGAGATCGCCAAGAAAGCTGCGTCCCTCCTCCCCATTCACAGGAGCATCAAGACTGCTGGTGGTCAGGGCCTGACGCAGCAACGAGTCAAGCTCGTCCATCGGCATCTCCATCGCCTCGGCGATCTCCATGCGACTCGGCATCGCCCCAAGCTTGTGAGCAAGATCGAGGGTCACCTTGCGGATCGTGGTGAGCCGCTCACTCAGGTGAACGGGCAGGCGAATCGTGCGGGATTGGCAAGCAATCGCCCGGGTCATGCTCTGACGAATCCACCAAAAGGCATAGGTGGAGAATTTGTAACCACGGGTGGGGTCGAATTTTTCAACAGCTCGCTCTAAGCCAAGAGA
Proteins encoded:
- the ffh gene encoding signal recognition particle protein, producing the protein MFDELSARFEDAVKGLRGQDKISETNVDGALKDVRRALLEADVSLPVVKDFVAEVREKAVGAEVVRGVSPDQKFIQVVHDQLVEVMGGGNAPLAKAEQAPTVVLMAGLQGAGKTTATAKLALHLKDQGRRALMVGADVYRPAAIEQLKTLGAQIDVDVFSLGAEAKPEAIAAAGLAKAKEEGYDTLLVDTAGRLQIDTSMMEEMVRIRSAVQPDEVLLVVDSMIGQEAAELTRAFHEQVGITGAVLTKLDGDSRGGAALSIRKVSGQPIKFIGTGEKVEALQPFHPERMASRILGMGDVLTLVEKAQKEVELADVEKMQKKLQEASFDFSDFLQQMRLIKRMGSLGGLMKMIPGMNKLDDGMLKQGEQQLKKIEAMIGSMTPAERTQPELLAAQPSRRRRIAGGCGYQPADVDKVLADFQKMRGFMQQMTRGGGMPGMPGMPGMGGGMPGMPGMPGMGGMPGMPGMGGPGRGGRGGAPKRQRPAKKKKGFGEL
- a CDS encoding ARC6/PARC6 family protein, with the protein product MAASQLDLPIDHFRLLGVSPSAEADVILRTLQLRIDRAPDQGFTHEALQQRAELLRLSADLLTDPSRRREYEATLMELGRDHPGDTAGLDLPSSREVAGLILLLEANAPHETFQLARQALQPPQAPALGSGREADLALLAGLACRAAAEQDQERRRYESAAVLLGEGLQLLQRVGKLPELRRILEQQRDQLTPYRILDLLSRDLAEQVARREGLELLERFVERRGGLEGDLQAVLDQGSEPSPESGMPQGEFELFFQQIRRFLTVQEQVDLLERWQAQGSADAAFLGVMALTAAGFSRRKPERLDQARQRLRGLALEGLDTRPLQGCLDLLLGDVEHAQGHFQASTDAELQQWLQRHPGDDLAALCDYCRSWLGRDVLPGYRDVDAEAIDLEAWFADRDVQAFVERLERIEGRQRPAGFDSTPAFGLDPDGTLPLEIPSAGDPLADSAPWPGQPASPASMGLASGADSGSEESAAGLSWRERLDQLPRPSRPALLASGIFAVVVAVVAALSLIGLRREAEPSRLKPEGQSPTEQNKAEPTPGQRATPKAPGQPKAALRPEQGSQGSQPFQPLNADAPSETQLQTLLQTWLDRKATVLGGGTVADVQLDAVARDGLVSQVQQERRVDAAAGERQTVEASITSLELVSRTPQRIELRARVAYSDQRVDAAGKVIERTAATTLPITYILGRDGDTWRLHAYIPG
- the pdhA gene encoding pyruvate dehydrogenase (acetyl-transferring) E1 component subunit alpha, with amino-acid sequence MSQNIAMDSALSGASASMAGPHAERLSSLVTAQRATVDRETGLALYRDMTLGRRFEDKCAEMYYRGKMFGFVHLYNGQEAVSTGVIGAMKRQHDWFCSTYRDHVHALSAGVPAREVMSELFGKETGCSKGRGGSMHLFSKEHHLLGGYAFIGEGIPVALGSAFTSRYKRDALGDASSNAVTAAFFGDGTCNNGQFFECLNMAQLWKLPIIFVVENNKWAIGMAHDRATSDPEIWRKAGAFGMAGEEVDGMDVLAVRAATQRALERARAGEGPTVLECLTYRFRGHSLADPDELRAEEEKQFWAQRDPLKALERDLVGAGLASSEDLRAIEKEIDAEVQDCVDFALAAPEPDGSELTRYIWAED
- a CDS encoding RpoD/SigA family RNA polymerase sigma factor; translation: MASLAVGLAETQKRRSSDPISWYLATIGRIPLLTPAEEIELGNQVQAMMRLTEDGTVPADSESHSAQDRRMIRVGKRAKERMMKANLRLVVSVAKKYQGKGLELLDLIQEGSLGLERAVEKFDPTRGYKFSTYAFWWIRQSMTRAIACQSRTIRLPVHLSERLTTIRKVTLDLAHKLGAMPSRMEIAEAMEMPMDELDSLLRQALTTSSLDAPVNGEEGRSFLGDLIADSNSDEPLDKVEQSIHHEQLGRWLTHLSEQEQHVLALRFGLNGNERHTLAEIGRLMEVSRERVRQVELKALRKLRNLTRRMPSI